In the Pseudanabaena sp. PCC 7367 genome, one interval contains:
- a CDS encoding family 2 glycosyl transferase, with protein sequence MVGWKMLGKEQGDRQDVTAIITAMTDGEKPFLRDATAAVLADPCIGQVIICVAEQNNWLDSSLGDLAHDPRLEILKMPLMPPGMVRNRAIDQVKHAWIAFCDGDDIWCEGKTAIQLDYAIETGSDLVGADHYLTDEHGKILAFALGRFISMPSSWLVRTEVMQEHRFNGSLKTGSDGEWWCRTDGAIRKSRCPQMLLKYRVRLGSVSSVTPSKRRKAQIVYWASMPVFNLAVLSISWGLWQLTRQKKYLWHKSWGSQSS encoded by the coding sequence ATGGTGGGATGGAAAATGCTTGGCAAAGAACAGGGCGATCGGCAAGATGTGACTGCCATCATCACGGCGATGACCGATGGTGAAAAGCCATTTTTACGGGATGCAACGGCTGCGGTACTTGCAGATCCTTGCATTGGCCAGGTAATTATTTGTGTAGCAGAACAGAATAATTGGCTAGACTCCAGTCTTGGTGACCTTGCCCATGATCCGCGCCTGGAAATATTAAAGATGCCATTGATGCCACCGGGGATGGTTCGCAATCGGGCGATCGATCAGGTAAAACATGCCTGGATCGCATTTTGTGATGGGGATGATATCTGGTGTGAGGGTAAAACTGCCATTCAACTAGACTATGCGATCGAAACAGGCAGCGATTTAGTCGGGGCAGATCATTATCTAACTGATGAACATGGCAAAATCCTGGCATTTGCCCTGGGCAGATTTATTTCCATGCCATCATCCTGGCTTGTCCGCACTGAAGTAATGCAAGAGCACCGCTTTAATGGCTCCCTGAAAACTGGTTCAGATGGTGAATGGTGGTGTCGGACTGATGGTGCTATTCGTAAATCAAGATGCCCGCAAATGCTCCTGAAATATCGAGTGCGACTAGGAAGCGTTAGTTCGGTTACTCCGTCTAAGCGCAGAAAGGCTCAGATTGTTTATTGGGCAAGTATGCCAGTTTTTAACCTGGCGGTGCTTTCGATTAGCTGGGGGTTGTGGCAATTAACTCGCCAGAAAAAATATCTGTGGCATAAAAGCTGGGGTAGCCAATCGTCATAA